In a genomic window of Variovorax paradoxus:
- a CDS encoding transposase, producing MMHAETRQGHIAVCISKKVFQLHWVDMDTGCIERLQLKRAKLLNWFASRTAALVVMEARGGAHDWGRGLMGLGPEVRLISPGKVRPFVQRNKTDAADARAIWTACRQPGMRFGPVKSEAQQIVLSLRAQLMKTRIMQTNELRGVLYEFGIVLPGGHAALLKALAAC from the coding sequence TTGATGCACGCGGAAACGAGGCAGGGTCACATTGCCGTCTGCATCTCCAAGAAGGTGTTTCAGCTGCATTGGGTCGACATGGACACCGGCTGCATCGAGCGCTTGCAGCTGAAGCGCGCAAAGCTGCTCAATTGGTTTGCCAGTCGCACAGCTGCCTTGGTCGTGATGGAAGCCCGCGGCGGAGCTCACGACTGGGGCCGAGGCTTGATGGGACTCGGCCCCGAGGTACGACTCATCTCGCCCGGAAAAGTACGTCCGTTCGTGCAGCGCAACAAGACCGATGCTGCGGACGCGCGAGCGATTTGGACCGCGTGCCGGCAGCCGGGCATGCGCTTTGGTCCCGTCAAGAGCGAGGCGCAGCAGATCGTGCTGTCGCTACGCGCGCAGCTTATGAAGACCCGCATCATGCAAACCAACGAGCTGCGGGGCGTGCTGTATGAATTCGGCATCGTGCTGCCGGGAGGTCACGCGGCGCTTCTCAAGGCATTGGCCGCTTGTTAG
- a CDS encoding transposase, with protein MCDAKTGLPAMLMESLDEQLRRVQQLWAGIGLIVGRLSQQMRAMPACKAVAEIPGIGLLTATAVVASKGTPTAFKYAREFAARIGLALDRPAPMGGYGSLAQ; from the coding sequence ATGTGCGACGCGAAGACGGGGCTGCCAGCGATGCTCATGGAAAGCCTGGACGAGCAACTCAGGCGAGTCCAGCAACTGTGGGCCGGCATCGGACTCATCGTGGGACGGCTCTCTCAGCAGATGCGGGCAATGCCGGCCTGCAAAGCTGTCGCCGAGATCCCTGGCATTGGTCTTCTCACAGCCACGGCCGTGGTCGCCAGCAAGGGTACGCCGACAGCGTTCAAATACGCTCGGGAGTTTGCTGCACGGATCGGATTGGCCCTCGACAGACCGGCACCGATGGGCGGGTACGGCAGCTTGGCTCAGTAA
- a CDS encoding DUF262 domain-containing protein: MSNPLTVDARAKIVASLPALQRGAVWRATQVEALWDSIACGFPIGSFLLMPYQANLGSQKMLLGPQDLEPTHMLLDGQQRANSIALGYLAPWLRREPDVPAALWVDLGAPPNSERTLHARLVSRAHPWGYPVANDRQRLEASDIRSAIENFRAVDSGSEWSRKPPVCCSWPWDSWAPVPLAVLLAADDDSPASVLAKYSEMVPWWPGLVTKHQVDGKAYHEALPRILKDSRSRIAALRRVVDEYRVPAINVDLARNGMHAIGLDAGKDPAETLFLRINAGGTPLQGEDLIYSMVKAIWPDAAQLIAKLQHHLVSEPRAALMVARLALVDRKSSALPPVPEVSRFRRLVHGDSAEQAYRARLDAYLRTKAAPIFRDAAKLLTGGDYALPAVLAADLGRGEGGREILFLLLRWIERLHENRQAVSSLKPAQRRRVLGALTAISWFSRRPEGCVSVLWPRLQKCDASELENFFERKNFRHCLMGDARRREPPMLLLPSPMTLYRQVSAKVTSPRGARASGGFRDPGSAFWREWTWYGSFATLSNYLENWYRKSMARLGTIHSEDEPWRERAEADWVLFADKLSLERRLVLLAQRHYLAEWFPDFDPTHPETVEEMNRPWDMDHIHPRYFIDGRHNVPDVVRDWHASIGNLRAWPFDANRADSHTPPADKLGGRPDEVLKGYGIKTAKALRAASFVLDGQWEDFQRCTPTRPVPRYLSMAAEHGECRIALVRALTSRTVALYSAWYKDLKIETLMPSTKD; encoded by the coding sequence GTGAGCAATCCGCTCACCGTCGACGCAAGAGCGAAAATCGTGGCGTCCCTTCCCGCCTTGCAAAGAGGCGCGGTTTGGCGAGCAACACAAGTCGAGGCGTTGTGGGATTCGATCGCCTGTGGTTTTCCCATCGGTTCGTTTCTCCTGATGCCCTACCAGGCAAACCTAGGCAGCCAGAAAATGCTGCTGGGACCTCAGGATCTCGAGCCCACGCATATGCTGCTCGATGGTCAACAGCGCGCGAACTCCATCGCCCTTGGCTATCTTGCTCCATGGCTGCGCCGGGAGCCCGATGTGCCAGCTGCGCTCTGGGTCGATCTGGGGGCGCCTCCAAACTCCGAGCGGACGCTGCATGCCCGGCTGGTGAGCCGAGCGCATCCATGGGGCTATCCCGTCGCGAATGATCGACAACGCCTCGAGGCGTCCGACATCCGCAGTGCGATCGAGAACTTTCGCGCCGTCGACAGCGGCAGCGAATGGTCCCGCAAACCGCCGGTCTGTTGCAGTTGGCCTTGGGACTCCTGGGCGCCGGTGCCGCTCGCGGTACTCCTGGCTGCGGACGACGATAGCCCGGCAAGCGTGCTGGCCAAGTACTCCGAGATGGTTCCGTGGTGGCCCGGCCTCGTCACGAAGCACCAGGTCGACGGCAAGGCCTACCACGAGGCCCTGCCCCGGATCTTGAAGGATTCGAGATCGCGGATTGCGGCGTTACGAAGAGTGGTCGACGAGTACAGGGTTCCGGCCATCAACGTGGACCTTGCAAGGAATGGGATGCACGCGATCGGCCTCGATGCTGGCAAGGATCCTGCGGAAACGCTCTTCCTGCGCATCAACGCCGGCGGGACGCCATTGCAAGGCGAGGACCTGATCTATAGCATGGTGAAAGCGATCTGGCCGGATGCCGCCCAGCTGATCGCCAAGCTCCAGCACCATCTTGTCAGCGAGCCACGTGCCGCCCTCATGGTCGCTAGGCTGGCGTTGGTCGACAGGAAATCCTCCGCATTGCCGCCCGTACCAGAGGTGTCGCGTTTTCGCCGCCTGGTGCACGGAGACTCCGCGGAGCAGGCCTATCGAGCGCGCCTGGACGCCTATCTTCGAACCAAGGCGGCCCCGATCTTTCGCGACGCTGCGAAGCTATTGACTGGTGGAGACTATGCGCTGCCTGCGGTGCTGGCGGCAGATCTGGGAAGAGGGGAGGGCGGGCGCGAGATTCTGTTTCTACTGCTCCGATGGATCGAGAGACTCCACGAGAATCGCCAGGCCGTATCCAGCCTGAAGCCAGCACAGCGAAGGCGTGTCCTCGGTGCACTCACTGCGATCTCGTGGTTCTCGCGGCGGCCCGAAGGATGCGTCTCGGTACTCTGGCCTCGCCTTCAAAAGTGCGACGCGTCCGAGCTTGAGAATTTCTTCGAAAGGAAGAACTTTCGCCACTGTCTGATGGGCGATGCGCGGCGCAGGGAACCCCCGATGCTGCTTCTCCCCTCGCCGATGACGCTCTATCGTCAGGTATCCGCGAAGGTGACTTCTCCTCGGGGCGCCCGAGCCTCTGGTGGGTTTCGCGACCCCGGGTCCGCGTTCTGGCGAGAGTGGACGTGGTACGGAAGCTTTGCCACGCTATCGAACTATCTGGAGAACTGGTACCGCAAATCGATGGCCAGGTTGGGCACCATCCACAGCGAGGACGAGCCTTGGAGGGAGCGCGCGGAAGCCGATTGGGTATTGTTCGCGGACAAGCTCTCCCTCGAGCGTCGTCTTGTGTTGCTGGCGCAGCGACACTATCTGGCGGAATGGTTTCCGGATTTCGATCCTACCCATCCGGAAACGGTCGAGGAAATGAATCGGCCATGGGATATGGACCATATCCACCCGCGGTATTTCATCGACGGACGTCACAACGTACCCGATGTAGTGCGAGATTGGCATGCATCGATCGGAAACTTGCGAGCTTGGCCCTTCGATGCGAACCGCGCGGATTCGCACACTCCCCCTGCGGACAAGCTGGGAGGCCGACCCGACGAGGTCTTGAAAGGCTATGGGATCAAGACCGCCAAGGCATTGCGAGCGGCGAGCTTTGTGCTCGATGGGCAATGGGAAGATTTTCAGCGCTGCACTCCCACTCGGCCGGTCCCGCGCTACTTGTCCATGGCAGCGGAACACGGAGAGTGTCGAATCGCGCTTGTCAGAGCGCTTACATCACGCACTGTGGCGCTATATAGCGCTTGGTACAAGGATCTGAAAATAGAGACGTTGATGCCAAGTACGAAGGACTGA
- a CDS encoding IS3 family transposase (programmed frameshift) gives MYSYEDRIRAVELYIKLGKRVGPTIRQLGYPTKNALKGWYNEYQQKLDLPAGYAGRRPKFSQEQKAAAIEHYLAHDRCIAATMRALGYPRRGTLTAWIREALPEVRRAVVGSVKRRRHSAELMQAGVMELCTREVSAQTIADTLGVCRPTLYNWKNQLLGREAPASMKRTNQTPSSQERDELERQVESLRREVRQLRLEQDLLNKANELLKKGLGVDLQLLSNREKTLLIDALREHYGLPELLAQLDLARSSYFYHRARAVVGDKYREVRQSITDIFESNHRCYGYRRLQASLTRQDVTISEKVVQRLMKQESLVVPRPRKRRYASYLGEISPAPENVINRDFQAAAPNAKWLTDITEFQIPAGKVYLSPIIDCFDGMVVSWTIGTSPDAELVNTMMDAAIETVAETADRPVVHSDCGGHYRWPGWLSRMSDANFTRSMSRKACSPDNAACEGFFGRLKNELLYPRDWKNATIEQLVEAVDSYIRWYNEKRIKISLGSLSPTEYRVSLGLAA, from the exons ATGTATTCCTACGAAGATCGGATTCGAGCCGTTGAGCTCTACATCAAGCTTGGCAAACGCGTCGGACCGACCATCCGGCAGCTCGGTTATCCAACCAAGAATGCTCTGAAGGGCTGGTACAACGAGTACCAGCAGAAGCTCGACCTGCCAGCGGGCTATGCGGGCCGCCGCCCCAAGTTCTCGCAGGAGCAAAAAGCGGCAGCGATCGAGCACTACCTCGCTCACGACCGCTGCATTGCGGCCACCATGCGGGCACTGGGCTAC CCCCGCAGAGGGACGCTAACCGCCTGGATCCGCGAGGCCCTTCCTGAGGTCAGAAGGGCTGTCGTCGGCAGTGTGAAGCGACGAAGGCATTCCGCAGAGCTGATGCAGGCTGGAGTCATGGAACTCTGCACGCGCGAGGTAAGCGCCCAGACTATCGCCGACACGCTCGGCGTGTGCCGGCCAACGCTGTACAACTGGAAGAATCAACTTCTGGGACGTGAGGCACCCGCATCCATGAAACGCACCAATCAAACGCCGTCGTCGCAAGAGCGCGACGAACTCGAGCGCCAGGTGGAGTCGCTGCGCCGCGAAGTCAGGCAACTGCGCCTCGAGCAGGACCTCTTGAACAAGGCCAACGAACTGTTAAAAAAAGGCCTGGGCGTCGACCTGCAGCTCCTGTCCAACCGGGAGAAGACACTGCTGATTGACGCCCTCAGGGAGCACTATGGCCTGCCAGAGCTCCTTGCACAGTTGGATCTTGCGCGTAGTTCGTACTTCTACCATCGGGCTCGCGCAGTGGTGGGCGACAAGTATCGGGAGGTGCGGCAATCCATTACCGACATCTTTGAGTCGAACCACCGCTGCTATGGCTACCGCAGGCTGCAGGCTTCGCTCACGAGGCAGGACGTCACGATCTCCGAGAAGGTCGTGCAGCGGTTGATGAAGCAGGAAAGCTTGGTGGTTCCAAGACCCAGGAAGCGCAGATATGCGTCATACCTCGGCGAGATCAGCCCAGCGCCCGAAAACGTCATCAACCGCGACTTCCAAGCGGCGGCCCCGAACGCTAAATGGCTCACAGACATCACGGAGTTCCAGATCCCGGCTGGCAAGGTGTACCTCTCGCCCATCATCGACTGCTTCGACGGGATGGTCGTCAGCTGGACCATTGGGACCAGTCCGGACGCCGAGCTGGTCAACACCATGATGGATGCAGCCATCGAGACGGTCGCGGAAACCGCCGATAGGCCTGTGGTCCACTCCGATTGCGGCGGCCACTACCGTTGGCCAGGTTGGCTATCAAGAATGAGCGACGCGAACTTCACGCGCTCGATGTCTCGCAAGGCATGCTCACCTGACAACGCAGCTTGCGAAGGATTCTTCGGTCGACTCAAGAACGAGCTGCTCTACCCTCGAGACTGGAAGAACGCCACCATCGAGCAGCTCGTCGAGGCCGTCGACTCGTACATCCGCTGGTACAACGAGAAGCGGATCAAGATCTCTCTTGGCTCTCTCAGCCCCACCGAATACCGAGTAAGCCTTGGACTTGCGGCATAA
- a CDS encoding transposase, with amino-acid sequence MARDLSDWLGLTPGQYSTAGKTKLTGISTRGNTYVRTLFIHGALSTLHVSRSIEESFAHISRSCTSLT; translated from the coding sequence ATGGCACGAGATCTCAGTGACTGGCTGGGACTGACACCCGGCCAATACTCCACCGCCGGAAAAACCAAGCTGACTGGGATCAGCACGCGCGGCAACACTTACGTGCGCACGCTGTTCATTCACGGTGCGCTTTCGACGTTGCATGTATCTCGATCGATCGAAGAATCGTTTGCGCATATATCTCGATCATGCACAAGCCTGACTTAA
- a CDS encoding IS110 family transposase — protein sequence MGLVDGRQVVGLDIAKNVFQLHTVDMSSGEIINMQLKRAKMLEHFANRQPCLIGIEACGGAHHWARELTAQGHRVRLIHAKAVRPFVTGNKTDATDARAIWLAIQQPGTKFVGMKTIQQQATLVLHRQRELLMRMKVMQINALRGLLYEFGATFARGKNALFGEIEATLESLANDIPQYVADSLREQAQRIKQLATDIEAIELRLSQRLRTDTDMKRVAAIPGVGLLTATAAIATMGDAAAFKSAREFCAWLGLVPKQRGTGGRVNLLGISKRGDTYLRTLLIHGARAVLHHAKEPGPWLEQIKVRRPANVVIVAQAAKMARTIWAVTARQQDYQRSYISNGPQAA from the coding sequence ATCGGCCTTGTCGATGGTCGGCAGGTCGTTGGCCTAGACATCGCCAAGAACGTCTTTCAGCTTCACACCGTGGACATGAGTTCGGGCGAGATCATCAACATGCAGCTCAAACGGGCCAAGATGCTCGAACACTTTGCCAATCGCCAGCCCTGCTTGATCGGCATCGAAGCCTGCGGCGGAGCGCATCACTGGGCGCGTGAACTGACAGCACAGGGCCATCGTGTGCGACTGATCCACGCGAAGGCGGTGCGCCCTTTCGTAACTGGCAACAAGACCGATGCCACGGACGCTCGGGCCATATGGTTGGCGATCCAACAGCCGGGCACTAAATTCGTAGGGATGAAAACCATCCAGCAGCAGGCCACCTTGGTGCTGCACCGCCAGCGCGAGTTGCTCATGAGAATGAAGGTCATGCAAATCAACGCGCTGCGAGGGCTGCTCTACGAGTTCGGCGCAACCTTCGCGCGAGGCAAGAATGCGCTATTCGGCGAGATCGAAGCCACCTTGGAGTCTCTGGCCAATGACATCCCCCAGTACGTAGCTGATAGCCTGCGGGAACAGGCCCAGCGGATTAAGCAATTGGCTACGGACATCGAAGCCATCGAATTGCGGTTGTCGCAGCGTCTGCGCACAGATACGGACATGAAGCGTGTGGCTGCGATACCTGGAGTCGGGCTGTTGACGGCCACGGCAGCGATCGCCACCATGGGGGATGCCGCCGCCTTCAAGTCCGCCCGTGAGTTCTGCGCCTGGCTAGGCCTAGTTCCCAAACAGCGGGGCACGGGCGGGAGGGTCAATCTGTTGGGAATTTCCAAGCGGGGTGACACCTACCTGCGCACATTGCTCATCCACGGCGCACGTGCAGTGCTGCACCATGCCAAAGAGCCAGGGCCGTGGTTGGAACAGATCAAGGTCAGACGGCCGGCCAATGTCGTGATCGTGGCGCAGGCGGCCAAGATGGCCAGGACGATCTGGGCCGTAACGGCCCGGCAGCAGGACTACCAACGGAGCTACATCAGCAACGGGCCGCAAGCGGCTTGA